One segment of Pleuronectes platessa chromosome 21, fPlePla1.1, whole genome shotgun sequence DNA contains the following:
- the grid2ipb gene encoding delphilin, whose amino-acid sequence MKKFLQNKKGRYSFRQNKRGNRYPSKDFLLSMPTSNQGWPEDFGFQLGGNGPSYILSVEEGSSAHLAGLQAGDQVLEIEGHNVSTLGPQAVVAIAQTQKNIPPSIGVVSRIQQMDIIPGPDGRFGFTIVGDCPLLVEDCSPCSPAGRAGLRAGDYVMEVNGIPVRQHETAAALIKASQGSTLRLGVLCLGVRQKHSISIDDSQMGGDGPRMDRKHKALEFNSKVDQILGDEPEVKEKLFSVLKQYAAEKRVEWLASVLPEILTTDEHRQLISSIRIFIPKKHRQRFDDAVSQNVINRLCRSKSISEPQGRVRRSRSEDHSDRHHGSKRASSVPRDGGEPGGRGDTERDRGMRKSVSGIPAHPPIGPNQRIVRVYRGKKNFGFTLXXXXXVCLPLSDSPAEECGLKTGDRILFLNGLDMRNCSHEKVVSMLQGSGAMPTLVVEEGPSDFSSDQIDPEDSPCLAPTTLPRSRSPALSSLQWVAEILPPSIKVHGRTFSQQLEHLLTIQERYTVCKSLETFFQHRNVDTLIVDVFPVLDTPAKQLIWHFIYQLLTYDEQERCQGKLSRFLGFKSNGVLEPDVGPEHHRRSSSMRVTGTSYRGIARERSSDDCIIGTHLGMGIHIDESGSPEERQSGDGTSFPESPDLNHMTGVYTELENVYAGKSVPPLQGGSSPERPGQTEAYGRSLSPLTLPPLTGNRKSGLSLSWKEPLPTPVYEIHHQSSVDSNPYVSLESPPASPQPLDSGPNTLTRRKKLFTFSRPPRSRDTDKFLDALSEQLGHRITLVDDFVPGENDYEEIYHGDCHGFRRRAVTMSFQDDQELGFMPRQLSSGSSEEHSSSEASFSSESEPIPPPPTQSPPPPPPFQALIPPPVQFTDPLPPIRFSPEHTPRSRMPFQPHHPIIPPPPPPPRNLMSSRSPRHKVLPTREDLEKTHQRFPATHGRLTHSHTTVGSTTLRSSQPSRPCYLPRQLSQPQPICQTSPQPSPQLLRPSQLVLQRHHQLHHQHSYQGPLPPSLQEDGPSQCTSHGPGASALLSQPPGSHSSLPTHNKVYESRQDHQSQQAAPPPPPPLPPPCDPPPLPKAGQRASDANHMSVKRLRWEQVENSEGTIWGQLGEDSDCDKLTDMVKFLDLDLHFGTQRRSISPPEPAFLPENFKKKDVVEILSHKKAYNASILIAHLKLSPAELRQVLMNMTTNRLEPAHIKQLLLYAPDDDEVKQYEQFEQDPAKLSDPDQFIFQMLMVPEYKTRLRSLHFKTTLQERAEEMKVAYDYIYKASVELRSSKKLAKILEFVLAMGNYLNNGQPKSSQTTSFKINFLSELSTTKTVDGKSTFLHILAKSLGQHFPELLNFSRDLTTVSLAAKVNQRTVTTELSDLHATIQDIRTACLKIPPTSEDHFASVMSSFLENSHPAVQSLESLQTRAMEEFSKVASYFGEDGKSSSTDTFFAIFAEFISKFERALSETQSPENPRSPRLSSPPAW is encoded by the exons ATGAAGAAGtttctgcaaaacaaaaaaggcaGATACTCTTTTCGGCAGAACAAACGAGGCAATCGGTATCCATCTAAAGATTTCC TCCTCAGCATGCCGACGTCCAATCAGGGCTGGCCCGAGGATTTTGGCTTCCAGCTCGGTGGGAATGGACCCAGCTACATCCTCTCAGTGGAGGAAGGCAGCAGCGCCCACCTGGCCGGGTTGCAAGCGGGGGACCAGGTCCTGGAGATCGAGGGCCACAATGTGTCGACACTTGGTCCGCAGGCCGTCGTGGCCATAGCCCAGACTCAGAAGAACATCCCTCCCAGTATCGGAGTGGTGTCCCGTATACAGCAG ATGGACATCATACCAGGTCCGGATGGTCGCTTTGGGTTCACCATCGTTGGAGACTGCCCCCTGCTAGTGGAGGACTGCTCGCCTTGCTCGCCGGCCGGCCGTGCAGGTCTCAGGGCCGGGGATTATGTCATGGAGGTCAACGGCATCCCCGTCAGGCAGCATGAAACGGCCGCGGCGCTGATCAAGGCCTCCCAGGGAAGCACGCTCCGTCTGGGGGTGCTGTGCCTCGGCGTGAGGCAGAAGCACAGCATCAGCATAGACGACAGTCAGATGGGGGGAGACGGGCCAAGGATGGACCGTAAACATAAAGCTCTGGAGTTCAACAGCAAG GTCGACCAGATTCTTGGTGATGAACCTGAAGTGAAAGAGAAACTCTTCAGTGTGCTGAAGCAGTACGCGGCCGAGAAGAGAGTGGAGTGGTTGGCCTCTGTTCTGCCAGAGATACTCACCACTGACGAACATCGACAGCTCATCTCCAGCATCAG AATCTTCATCCCGAAGAAACACCGGCAGCGCTTCGACGACGCCGTCTCCCAGAACGTGATCAACCGGCTCTGCCGCAGCAAGAGCATCAGCGAGCCGCAGGGCAGAGTCCGACGCAGCCGGAGCGAGGATCACTCCGACCGCCACCACGGATCCAAACGGGCCAGCTCCGTGCCCAGGGATGGAGGGGAACCCGGAGGGAGGGGTGACACCGAGAGGGACAGGGGTATGAGGAAGTCTGTCTCTGGGATTCCAGCACATCCCCCCATCGGACCCAATCAGAG GATCGTTCGGGTCTACCGGGGGAAAAAGAACTTTGGCTTCACGCTGNNNNNNNNNNNNN atgtttgtctccctctctcagacAGTCCTGCGGAGGAATGTGGACTGAAAACAGGCGACCGCATCCTCTTCCTCAATGGACTGGACATGAG GAACTGCTCCCATGAGAAGGTGGTGTCCATGCTGCAGGGCAGTGGGGCGATGCCCACTCTGGTTGTGGAGGAGGGACCCTCGGACTTCTCCTCAGACCAGATCGACCCAGAGGACTCTCCTTGCCTGGCCCCAACCACGCTGCCACGCTCTAG GTCTCCAGCCCTCAGCTCTTTGCAGTGGGTGGCGGAGATCCTTCCACCGAGCATCAAAGTCCACGGGCGAACCTTCAGCCAGCAGCTGGAGCATCTGCTGACCATCCAGGAGAGATACACCGTCTGCAAGTCCCTGGAGACTTTCTTCCAGCACAG GAACGTGGATACGCTCATAGTAGACGTGTTCCCGGTGCTGGATACTCCAGCCAAACAGCTGATCTGGCACTTCATCTACCAGCTGCTGACCTATGATGAGCAGGAGCGATGTCAGGGCAAACTGTCCCGCTTCCTGGGTTTCAAGAGCAATG GAGTGTTGGAGCCTGACGTCGGCCCGGAGCACCACCGGAGGAGCAGCTCCATGCGTGTGACGGGGACGTCGTATCGCGGCATCGCCCGAGAGAGGAGCTCTGACGACTGCATCATCGGGACTCACCTGGGAATGG GAATTCATATCGATGAATCCGGGAGCCCGGAGGAGAGGCAGTCAGGAGATGGAACCTCCTTCCCCGAGTCCCCTGACCTCAATCAT ATGACAGGTGTGTACACGGAGCTGGAGAACGTGTACGCAGGGAAGAGTGTGCCTCCGCTGCAGGGGGGCTCCTCCCCCGAGAGGCCGGGACAGACTGAGGCCTACGggcgctctctctcccccctcacaCTCCCCCCTCTCACAG GAAACCGTAAGTCGGGCCTGTCGCTGTCGTGGAAGGAGCCTCTCCCGACCCCCGTGTATGAGATCCACCACCAGAGCAGCGTGGACTCCAACCCCTACGTCAGCCTGGAGAGCCCCCCCGCCTCCCCGCAGCCCCTGGACAGCGGCCCCAACACCCTGACCCGCCGCAAGAAGCTGTTCACCTTCTCCCGCCCGCCCCGCAGCCGGGACACCGACAAGTTCCTGGACGCCCTGAGCGAGCAGCTCGGGCACCGGATCACTTTGGTGGATGACTTCGTACCCGGCGAGAACGACtatgaggag ATTTATCACGGTGATTGTCATGGTTTCAGAAGAAGAGCTGTGACT ATGAGCTTCCAGGACGACCAGGAGCTGGGCTTCATGCCGCGGCAGctcagcagcggcagcagtgaggagcacagcagcagcgaggcctccttctcctccgagTCCGAGccaatcccacctcctcccacccaGAGCCCGCCGCCTCCACCGCCCTTCCAGGCCCTGATACCCCCTCCCGTCCAGTTCACCGACCCCCTCCCGCCCATCCGCTTCTCCCCCGAGCACACCCCCCGCAGCCGCATGCCCTTCCAGCCGCACCACCCCATCATCCCCCCGCCTCCTCCGCCTCCGAGGAACCTCATGTCCAGCCGCTCCCCTCGACACAAAGTGCTCCCCACCAGAGAGGACTTGGAGAAAACCCACCAGCGCTTCCCGGCAACCCACGGCCGCCTCACGCACAGCCACACCACCGTGGGCTCCACCACCCTGCGCTCCTCGCAGCCGTCCCGCCCCTGCTACCTGCCGCGCCAGCTCAGCCAGCCCCAGCCCATTTGCCAGACGTCCCCCCAGCCCTCCCCTCAGCTGCTGAGGCCCAGCCAGCTCGTCCTGCAGAGgcaccaccagctccaccaccaACACAGTTACCAGGGCCCACTGCCGCCGTCCCTCCAGGAGGACGGCCCCTCGCAGTGCACGAGTCATGGCCCCGGAGCCTCAGCGCTTCTCTCCCAGCCTCCAGGCTCTCACTCCAGCCTCCCCACTCACAATAAGGTTTATGAAAGTCGACAGGATCACCAGTCACAGCAG GCTGCCCCGCCGCCCCCTCCGCCCCTGCCCCCGCCCTGCGACCCGCCCCCGCTGCCCAAGGCGGGCCAACGGGCCTCGGACGCGAACCACATGAGCGTGAAGAGGCTGCGCTGGGAGCAGGTGGAGAACTCGGAGGGAACCATTTGGGGTCAG CTCGGCGAGGACTCAGACTGTGACAAGCTCACAGACATGGTGAAGTTCTTGGACCTTGATCTGCACTTTGGGACTCAGCGCAGATCCA TCTCTCCTCCAGAGCCAGCCTTCCTTCCTGAGAACTTTAAAAAGAAAGACGTGGTGGAGATTCTGTCTCACAAGAAAGCCTACAACGCCt CCATCCTCATCGCCCATTTGAAGCTCTCCCCCGCCGAGCTGCGTCAGGTGTTGATGAACATGACCACCAACAGGCTGGAGCCGGCCCACATCAAGCAGCTGCTGCTCTACGCCCCGGACGACGACGAGGTGAAGCAGTACGAGCAGTTCGAGCAGGACCCGGCCAAACTCAGCGATCCCGACCAGTTCATTTTCCAG ATGCTGATGGTGCCCGAGTACAAGACTCGCCTGCGGAGCCTCCACTTCAAGACCACGCTGCAGGAGAGGGCGGAGGAGATGAAGGTCGCGTACGATTACATCTACAAGGCTTCGGTGGAGCTGAGGAGCAGCAAGAAGCTGGCCAAAATCCTGGAG TTTGTCCTCGCCATGGGGAACTACCTGAACAACGGGCAGCCGAAGAGCAGCCAAACGACCAGTTTCAAGATCAACTTCCTGAGCGAG CTAAGCACGACCAAAACAGTGGACGGAAAATCCACCTTTCTCCACATTCTGGCCAAGTCGCTGGGCCAACACTTCCCTGAGCTGCTCAACTTTTCCAGAGACCTCACGACGGTGTCTCTGGCGGCCAAGG TGAACCAGAGGACGGTCACAACGGAGCTGAGTGACCTTCACGCCACCATCCAGGACATCAGGACGGCCTGTCTGAAGATCCCCCCCACCTCTGAGGACCACTTTGCCTCCGTCATGAGC AGTTTCCTGGAGAACAGCCACCCCGCGGTCCAGTCCCTGGAGTCTCTGCAGACCCGAGCGATGGAGGAGTTCTCCAAGGTGGCCTCCTACTTCGGAGAGGACGGCAAGTCCAGCAGCACGGACACCTTCTTCGCCATCTTTGCTGAGTTCATCTCCAAGTTTGAG AGGGCGCTCAGTGAGACCCAGAGTCCGGAGAACCCCAGAAGCCCCAGGCTGTCTTCCCCTCCGGCCTGGTAG
- the arhgap17a gene encoding rho GTPase-activating protein 17a isoform X1 encodes MKKQFNRMKQLANQTVGRAEKTEVLSDDLLQIERRMELVRVVSHNTHKRMVSCLQGHIGADAEKRHSVPRLYTGNGQKKLPLTALSQAMVEGGNQLGEDSLIGKMMEVCGEAENRLASELMQHELQIEKDVLDPLSQLAEVDIPNILKQRKQLAKLVLDYDSARARWLQATKSIISGTNTHSLTAKADLLKEEVDEAMNKVELCKDQLAADMYSFFSKEGDYARYFVMLLEAQADYHRKSLTLLESVLPTIQAQQDSWTEKPAFGTGLDEHLKRCGREIALPLEACVMMLLETGMKEEGLFRIAAGASKLKKLKAALDCSTSQLEEFYSDPHAVAGALKSYLRELPEPLMNYQLYDEWIQASSVTDPDKRLQALWVVCDKLPKNNKSNLRYLVKFLAKLAQDSETNKMTASNLAIVLGPNLLWAKTEGSLAEMAAATSVHVVTIVEPIIQHADWFFPEEVDFNVSGMFAMPIPASNHNNHLDYDCSTIERKRPGSSMGPENDTTRKDNNPRLRDSTSGPTPQLQRNGSGGGGQAVGHMGTGNSGSGSMGPSPHTLRRGTKKQAPPPPKPTNPPPGQPCNSVNHNSLSGSSQSLSPTPRPLSSHSPTSPTSPTSQPCATPRRHSSNQPPIQAPSHPPPEPPTPTSPLMPLASLGQSGGDQQSSDPSPPSTPTPPDTPPPSTATQDAVAPPSPSPYQSGSLPRPRPVPKPRNRPNVPPPPQPSTLTGDTNGICATAYKMMDPAMSFKGLSRALVPEFAVEQQPVMSPSSSSSSSSSSSSSSSMLPPPNDCDLDTESTVL; translated from the exons aaaaagcTTCCTCTGACGGCTCTGTCCCAAGCGATGGTGGAAGGTGGTAACCAACTGGGAGAAGACTCCTTGATAGG GAAGATGATGGAAGTGTGCGGTGAGGCAGAGAATCGTCTGGCATCAGAATTGATGCAACATGAGTTGCAGATAGAGAAGGACGTTCTGGATCCACTCAGCCAGCTAGCAGAG GTGGACATACCCAACATCCTGAAGCAGAGGAAACAGCTGGCCAAGTTAGTGCTGGACTACGATTCTGCCAGAGCAAG ATGGTTGCAGGCAACCAAGTCAATAATCTCAGGAACAAATACACATTCACTGACGGCCAAGGCTGACCTACTcaaggaggaggtggatgagGCCATGAACAAAGTGGAGCTTTGCAAG GATCAACTTGCTGCCGACATGTACAGTTTTTTCTCAAAGGAAGGCGACTATGCCCGTTACTTTGTAATG cTCTTGGAAGCTCAAGCTGATTACCACAGAAAGTCTCTCACTCTTCTGGAGAGCGTCTTGCCCACCATCCAGGCTCAACAAG ACTCGTGGACAGAGAAGCCTGCGTTTGGCACGGGGCTGGATGAACACCTGAAGAGATGTGGAAGGGAGATCGCTCTGCCATTAGAGGCCTGCGTCATGATGCTTCTGGAGACTGGCATGAAGGAAGAG ggtCTATTCAGAATCGCAGCAGGAGCGTCCAAGCTGAAGAAGCTAAAGGCGGCACTGGACTGTTCCACTTCACAACTGGAAGAGTTCTACTCCGACCCCCACGCTGTTGCTG GAGCACTGAAGTCCTACCTGAGGGAGCTCCCAGAACCTCTGATGAACTACCAGCTTTATGATGAATGGATCCAGGCATCCAG TGTGACAGACCCAGACAAGAGGCTCCAGGCACTCTGGGTTGTATGTGATAAGCTACCAAAGAACAACAAATCCAACCTGAG GTATCTGGTGAAGTTTTTAGCCAAACTGGCTCAGGACAGCGAGACAAACAAGATGACTGCGAGCAACCTCGCCATTGTCCTGGGACCCAATCTGCTCTGGGCCAAAACTGAGGG GAGTCTGGCTGAAATGGCTGCAGCTACCTCTGTGCACGTGGTGACCATCGTTGAGCCCATTATCCAGCATGCAGACTGGTTCTTTCCTGAGG AGGTAGACTTCAACGTGTCCGGCATGTTTGCAATGCCCATACCTGCATCAAACCACAACAATCACCTGGACTATGACTGCAGCACCATTGAGAGGAAGAGGCCTGGCAGTTCGATGGGACCCGAGAACGACACAACGCGCAAAGACAA CAACCCAAGGCTACGTGACTCCACATCCGGCCCGACCCCTCAGCTCCAGAGGAATGGCTCTGGAGGAGGGGGCCAGGCTGTGGGACACATGGGCACTGGAAACTCTGGGTCTGGATCCATGGGGCCCAGCCCTCACACGCTGCGCAGAG GTACCAAGAaacaggctcctccccctcctaaACCTACAAACCCCCCTCCAGGCCAGCCCTGTAATTCAGTAAACCACAACTCCTTGTCAGGCTCCTCCCAGTCCCTCAGCCCGACCCCTAGACCTCTGTCCAGCCACTCCCCCACCTCGCCCACCTCTCCGACCTCCCAGCCATGTGCCACGCCTAGACGCCACTCCAGCAACCAGCCACCGATCCAGGCGCCCAGCCATCCGCCCCCGGAGCCACCGACACCGACCAGTCCCCTGATGCCGCTCGCATCACTGGGCCAGTCCGGCGGGGACCAGCAGAGCTCGGACCCCTCTCCTCCCAGCACCCCGACCCCTCCAGACACCCCTCCGCCCTCCACCGCCACCCAGGATGCAGTCGCTCCTCCGTCCCCGTCGCCCTACCAGTCGGGCTCTCTTCCCCGGCCGCGACCCGTCCCCAAGCCCCGGAACAGACCCAACGTCCCACCGCCGCCCCAACCCAGCACACTGACTGGAGACACTAATGGGATCTGTGCCACTGCATACAAGATGATGG ACCCGGCCATGTCTTTCAAAGGGCTGAGTCGAGCGTTGGTCCCTGAGTTCGCTGTAGAGCAGCAGCCAGTGATGagcccttcatcctcctcctcctcatcttcctcctcctcctcctcctcctcaatgcTGCCTCCTCCCAATGACTGTGACCTGGACACCGAGAGCACCGTCCTATAA
- the arhgap17a gene encoding rho GTPase-activating protein 17a isoform X3, translating to MKKQFNRMKQLANQTVGRAEKTEVLSDDLLQIERRMELVRVVSHNTHKRMVSCLQGHIGADAEKRHSVPRLYTGNGQKKLPLTALSQAMVEGGNQLGEDSLIGKMMEVCGEAENRLASELMQHELQIEKDVLDPLSQLAEVDIPNILKQRKQLAKLVLDYDSARARWLQATKSIISGTNTHSLTAKADLLKEEVDEAMNKVELCKDQLAADMYSFFSKEGDYARYFVMLLEAQADYHRKSLTLLESVLPTIQAQQDSWTEKPAFGTGLDEHLKRCGREIALPLEACVMMLLETGMKEEGLFRIAAGASKLKKLKAALDCSTSQLEEFYSDPHAVAGALKSYLRELPEPLMNYQLYDEWIQASSVTDPDKRLQALWVVCDKLPKNNKSNLRYLVKFLAKLAQDSETNKMTASNLAIVLGPNLLWAKTEGSLAEMAAATSVHVVTIVEPIIQHADWFFPEEVDFNVSGMFAMPIPASNHNNHLDYDCSTIERKRPGSSMGPENDTTRKDNTPNKHSDHTLRRGSHTLGRKQHTSPAFQPPLPPVEAPGQGHGAGQVPQPSAEPQPQAPPGGAGPDAGQHSLAQSLAALAAAQQLLAQHTEELSNPRLRDSTSGPTPQLQRNGSGGGGQAVGHMGTGNSGSGSMGPSPHTLRRGTKKQAPPPPKPTNPPPGQPCNSVNHNSLSGSSQSLSPTPRPLSSHSPTSPTSPTSQPCATPRRHSSNQPPIQAPSHPPPEPPTPTSPLMPLASLGQSGGDQQSSDPSPPSTPTPPDTPPPSTATQDAVAPPSPSPYQSGSLPRPRPVPKPRNRPNVPPPPQPSTLTGDTNGICATAYKMMDPAMSFKGLSRALVPEFAVEQQPVMSPSSSSSSSSSSSSSSSMLPPPNDCDLDTESTVL from the exons aaaaagcTTCCTCTGACGGCTCTGTCCCAAGCGATGGTGGAAGGTGGTAACCAACTGGGAGAAGACTCCTTGATAGG GAAGATGATGGAAGTGTGCGGTGAGGCAGAGAATCGTCTGGCATCAGAATTGATGCAACATGAGTTGCAGATAGAGAAGGACGTTCTGGATCCACTCAGCCAGCTAGCAGAG GTGGACATACCCAACATCCTGAAGCAGAGGAAACAGCTGGCCAAGTTAGTGCTGGACTACGATTCTGCCAGAGCAAG ATGGTTGCAGGCAACCAAGTCAATAATCTCAGGAACAAATACACATTCACTGACGGCCAAGGCTGACCTACTcaaggaggaggtggatgagGCCATGAACAAAGTGGAGCTTTGCAAG GATCAACTTGCTGCCGACATGTACAGTTTTTTCTCAAAGGAAGGCGACTATGCCCGTTACTTTGTAATG cTCTTGGAAGCTCAAGCTGATTACCACAGAAAGTCTCTCACTCTTCTGGAGAGCGTCTTGCCCACCATCCAGGCTCAACAAG ACTCGTGGACAGAGAAGCCTGCGTTTGGCACGGGGCTGGATGAACACCTGAAGAGATGTGGAAGGGAGATCGCTCTGCCATTAGAGGCCTGCGTCATGATGCTTCTGGAGACTGGCATGAAGGAAGAG ggtCTATTCAGAATCGCAGCAGGAGCGTCCAAGCTGAAGAAGCTAAAGGCGGCACTGGACTGTTCCACTTCACAACTGGAAGAGTTCTACTCCGACCCCCACGCTGTTGCTG GAGCACTGAAGTCCTACCTGAGGGAGCTCCCAGAACCTCTGATGAACTACCAGCTTTATGATGAATGGATCCAGGCATCCAG TGTGACAGACCCAGACAAGAGGCTCCAGGCACTCTGGGTTGTATGTGATAAGCTACCAAAGAACAACAAATCCAACCTGAG GTATCTGGTGAAGTTTTTAGCCAAACTGGCTCAGGACAGCGAGACAAACAAGATGACTGCGAGCAACCTCGCCATTGTCCTGGGACCCAATCTGCTCTGGGCCAAAACTGAGGG GAGTCTGGCTGAAATGGCTGCAGCTACCTCTGTGCACGTGGTGACCATCGTTGAGCCCATTATCCAGCATGCAGACTGGTTCTTTCCTGAGG AGGTAGACTTCAACGTGTCCGGCATGTTTGCAATGCCCATACCTGCATCAAACCACAACAATCACCTGGACTATGACTGCAGCACCATTGAGAGGAAGAGGCCTGGCAGTTCGATGGGACCCGAGAACGACACAACGCGCAAAGACAA CACCCCTAACAAGCACTCGGACCACACCCTCCGTAGAGGCAGTCACACCTTAGGTAGAAAGCAGCACACATCACCTGCCTTCCAGCCTCCTTTACCCCCTGTGGAGGCTCCAGGGCAGGGGCACGGGGCTGGGCAGGTCCCCCAGCCCTCAGCCGAGCCCCAGCCACAAGCTCCTCcagggggggcggggcctgACGCTGGCCAGCATAGCTTGGCGCAGAGTTTGGCTGCTCTcgcagcagctcagcagcttCTAGCCCAGCACACAGAAGAGCTCAG CAACCCAAGGCTACGTGACTCCACATCCGGCCCGACCCCTCAGCTCCAGAGGAATGGCTCTGGAGGAGGGGGCCAGGCTGTGGGACACATGGGCACTGGAAACTCTGGGTCTGGATCCATGGGGCCCAGCCCTCACACGCTGCGCAGAG GTACCAAGAaacaggctcctccccctcctaaACCTACAAACCCCCCTCCAGGCCAGCCCTGTAATTCAGTAAACCACAACTCCTTGTCAGGCTCCTCCCAGTCCCTCAGCCCGACCCCTAGACCTCTGTCCAGCCACTCCCCCACCTCGCCCACCTCTCCGACCTCCCAGCCATGTGCCACGCCTAGACGCCACTCCAGCAACCAGCCACCGATCCAGGCGCCCAGCCATCCGCCCCCGGAGCCACCGACACCGACCAGTCCCCTGATGCCGCTCGCATCACTGGGCCAGTCCGGCGGGGACCAGCAGAGCTCGGACCCCTCTCCTCCCAGCACCCCGACCCCTCCAGACACCCCTCCGCCCTCCACCGCCACCCAGGATGCAGTCGCTCCTCCGTCCCCGTCGCCCTACCAGTCGGGCTCTCTTCCCCGGCCGCGACCCGTCCCCAAGCCCCGGAACAGACCCAACGTCCCACCGCCGCCCCAACCCAGCACACTGACTGGAGACACTAATGGGATCTGTGCCACTGCATACAAGATGATGG ACCCGGCCATGTCTTTCAAAGGGCTGAGTCGAGCGTTGGTCCCTGAGTTCGCTGTAGAGCAGCAGCCAGTGATGagcccttcatcctcctcctcctcatcttcctcctcctcctcctcctcctcaatgcTGCCTCCTCCCAATGACTGTGACCTGGACACCGAGAGCACCGTCCTATAA